Within the Halopelagius inordinatus genome, the region CACCGTGAGCGGTTCTGAGGCGTCTATCAGGACTTGAAAGCAGTCTCTGTCGAGCTGTTTCAGACCGTGGAAACACTCGAGAAGCCCCTCACACTCCATGTCCTGCTGGAGTTGTTCGGCCATAGAATCGGGCATGATAATCGTTGGGATGTAGTGGTTCCGGCATTAAAAGATTTGTGTAAGGGACGTACAATTCTCCGCCAACTGCGGTATTTCCCCCCTTTCAGTCCCTACCGGCACCTACCGGACCGGTGAGCTCCGAGATGTCACACCGTAGAGCGGGTTTCTCACCCCTGCTATCGATAGATTCCATACGAGTCCGCCGTTCGGCAGACTTGGGACCCCCTACTCGTCGCATAACTCCCGTCTGACCGCGTATAGTGTTGTATGTTACGTCCACAAACGGGAAGTTCCGTATCTGGAATTCGCCGAGGACGGCTGAAATTTTCGATTATAGACGTCGGTGTTGTGGCTCGAGGGGTCGTTTCTATCGCGGGCCGGTCTCTCTTGTGGGCTGAGCTCTGAGACACGATGTCCGAACACCAGCACCTATTTTGCAGGTGTTCGACAATAAAGAACGCATGGGTCATCACACGTTCGACGCGACGAAGGCCGAGAAACTCGAGGACGCGTCCGGTCGATATCGGTACGTCTCCCGTGAGGAACTTCTGTGGGCGCTCGCCCTTGACGGCGGCGAGACTGTCGCAGACCTCGGAAGCGGTACCGGATTCTACACCGACGACGTGGCCCCCCACGCGGACCGCGTGTACGCCGTCGACCTCCAAGCGGAGATGCACGACTACTACCGACAGAAGGGCGTCCCGGAGAACGTCGACCTCGTCACGACCGACGTCTCCGACCTTCCGTTCGAGAACTCCCGCGTCGACGCGGCGTTCTCCACGATGACGTACCACGAGTTCGCGAGCGACGACGCCCTCGAGGAACTCGCTCGCGTCGTCGCATCCGGCGGCCGGGTCGTCGTGGTAGACTGGGCGGCCTCCGGGACCGGCGAGAGCGGACCGCCCGTCGGTGAGCGGTACTCCGCCGACGAGGCCGCCGATGCGTTCCGAACCCACGGGTTTACGGAGGTCTTCCGGGCGGTTCGCCCGGAGACGTATCTTCTCGTGGTCGAGAGTCCCTGACAGCGAAAGCGAACGCGAGAGCGCGAGACCCGTCTGAGTCTCGCAGCCGAGCGCCCGAGACTGGCCATCGAATCGGTGCGGGACCGGTCTGTATGCTGCACTCCCGTGTCGCGGCCCGGCTATCGGTACGACGTCGATAAGCGGGTCGGTCTCCGGTCGAATCGTAGAGTTCGACGAACGAGAGTCGTCTTCTATCCCGCTACGTTCCGTCGTTTTCGTTCTCTCGGCGCTACACGCTGGCTCTGTCGCTGCGGTGCCCCACAACGACGAGCAGGCGTCCGACCGCGGGCCAGTGGGGGTACGGGACGGTTCGTCTGCCCCTCGTTCGACTACTTGGACCCACACAGCCCGGACGGACATCGTCCCCTCGGCCAGCGTTTCGGTCTCGTCCGTACAGGTCACACCGGCCGCGGTGAGTGCACCAGTCCGTTCGGCGAGGCGGTCCGCGGCCGAACTGTACGTGCTCTTTACCCGTGTGGCCTCCTCTCCTCTCGTGTTCTCAATATTGTGAAAACTACGAAATACTTTTGATTCTGTCGCACTAACCCCGAGGTATGAGCGACACGTTCGTGGTCGTCGGCGGTGACGCCGCGGGGATGAGCGCCGCGAGCAAGGCTAAACGCGAAGACCCGGAGCTGGAGGTGATCGTCTTCGAGAGAGGCGAGTGGGTGTCCTACGCGGCCTGCGGGATGCCGTACTACGTCAAGGGCGAAATCGAGCACTTGGACGACCTGGTCGCCGTGACGCCCGAGGAGTTCCGCGACGAACGCGACATCGACCTCCGGACCGGCCACGAAGTCGTCGACATCGACCCCGAGGCCGGGAACGTCACCGTCGAGGGCGACGGTGAGACGTTCGAACAGCCCTACGACCACCTACTCGTCGCGACGGGCGCGAGCGCAATCGAGCCACCGTTCGACGGCCTCGACCTCGACGGCGTGTTCACGATCCACGACATGGACGAGGCCGACGCCATCGACGACTACGTCGCCGACCACTCGACAGGGTCTGCGGCGATCGTCGGCGGCGGATACGTCGGCATCGAGATGGCCGAGGCGCTGTCGGCTCGGGGTTTCGACGTCGACCTCTACGAGATGCTTCCGCACGTCCTCCAGCCGTTCGGTGACTCGGTGGCCGAGGTCGTCGAGGACCATCTTCGAGAGCAGGGCGTCCACCTGCACCTCGACACCGCCGTCTCGGGCTTCGACGGTGGGGGGCGCATCGAACGCGTCGTTCTCGAAGACGGGTCCCGACCCGCCGATATCGCGATTGCCGGTGTCGGCGTCGCGCCCGCTACCGGCCTCGCAGCGGACGCCGGCGTCGAGTTGGGCGAGACCGGGGCCATCTCGACCAACGAGTACGGCCGGACGAACTACGAGAACGTCTACGCTGCTGGGGACTGCGCCGAGGCACGCCACGTCGTGACCGGCGAATCGGTCCACGTACCGCTGGCTCTGACGGCCAACCGGGCCGGCCGTGCGATCGGTCAGACTGTCGCGGGCGACCCGGAGCCGGTCGGCGAAACCGCCGGAACGGCCATCGTCAAGGCCTTCGACCTCGGTGCCGCCCGCACCGGAATCGTAGACGAGGTGCGAGCGCGGGAGGCCGGGTTCGATCCGGTTTCGGTCTCGATTTCGGCGTCGTCTCGGGCCCACTACTACCCCGGTGGCGGCGAACTCACCGTCACGCTGGTGGCCGACCGGGCTACCGAGCGCCTACTGGGTGGAACGGTCGTCGGCCGGGAGGGTGCAAAGCGCATCGACACGGTCGCGACGGCGCTCACGGCGGGCATGACGGTATCCGAACTGCGGAACGCTGATCTGGCCTACGCGCCGCCGTTTAGCCCCGTCTGGGATCCCGTCCTCACGGCGGCGAAAGTCCTCGGCGGCAAACTCGACCGCGCATGAGCGACGTCACGCCATCCGACTACGTGCGCTCTCACCGCGAGGAACTGGTCGCACTGACTCTCGATCTCCTCGCGATCGATACGTCGAACCCGCCCGGTGACACGCGCGAGATAGCCGACGAGATCGAACAGTTCCTCGAACCGCTCTCGGTCGACGTCGCTCGGTTTGCCGTCGATCCGGCGAAGCCGAACGTCGTCGTTCGAGTCTCCGGCGAGTCCGACAGCACGCTGCTGTACAACGGGCACCTCGATACGGTACCGTTCGACGCCGACGCGTGGACCCACGACCCGCTCGGCGAGCGCGTCGACGATCGCGTCTACGGTCGCGGCGCGACCGACATGAAAGGTGCCGTGGCGTCGATGCTGTTCGCGATTCGGGCGTTCGAAGCCGTCGACGCCGACCCGCCCGTCGATCTCCTGTTCGCTTTCGTGAGCGACGAGGAAGTGGGTGGCGACGCCGGTCTGTCGGCGCTGTTGGAGGCCGGAGAAATCGGCGCGGACGCGTGCGTGATCGGCGAACCGACCTGCGAGGCGGGCCGCCACTCGGTCACGGTCGCCGACCGAGGAAGCACCTGGCTGGCGATCGAATCCGTCGGTGAGGGAGCCCACGGCTCCCGACCGGCACTCGGCGTCAATGCGATCGATCGGCTCTACGACGCGGTCGAGACCTTGCGCGAACGGTTCGGCACCGAACGGCTCGAAATCGACTCTGACGTGGCACTGATCGTCGAGGAGTCTGTCGAATACTACGCCCCGTCGATGGGCGACGACGTTGCTCGCGACCTGTTTTGGTATCCTTCGATCAATCTCGGCGTCTTCGCGGGTGGCGACGCGATAAACAGCGTCCCGAAGTCCGCCCGCGCCGAAGTCGACGTGCGGTTGACGGCGGGAGTCCACACACCCGACGTGCTCGCGGAGATTCGCGATTGCGTCGCCGACTGCGAGGGTGTTACCATCGCCGACGCCTCTTGGAGCGTCGGCACCGCCGAGGCACCTGACAGTCCGCTCGTCGAAGCCGTCGCGTCGTCTGCCGAGGAGGGCACACCGGACCGCATCTTCCGACGGAGTGCCACCGGTGGCGGCGACGCGAAGAAACTCCGGAACGCGGGTATTCCAACTGTCGAGTTCGCGTTCGGAACCGATACCGCCCACACTCCCGACGAGTACGTCCCGGTCGACGTGCTCGTCGATAACGCGGTCGTCTACACTCGTATTCCGGCGAGGTGGCGGTCCCAGAGAGACCGATAGCAGTCCGCCGACGCGGCGGTCGTATCAGTGACTGCTCCCGTTTCAGACTGTCAAACGAGAAGAATTATCTAATAATATTATTAATTTTTCTATTTTTGTTCCAGTAATCTTTTCATGCGGGTGTGAGTGTGTCTCTGTACCAATTGACAATAATTTGACTACGGAGGCCGGTCCGGGATAAAGAGGAAGCAAATCACGACAGAACGCCCGTCTTGGCGGGAAAAATCGAACACAACAAATGACAGAACCATCAGATGTGCCGGGAGAGGCGGACGAGGAACTGGCCGACGACGGACGAGACGAGTCGCAGACGATTCCTGCGCTGTTCTCCACTCGACGGAGCGTACTGGCGGCGCTCGGCGCCGCCGGCCTCGTCGGCTTCAGCGGTACGGGGTCCGCGTCGTCTCGGACCGGTCTCGACGAGGACGGCATCCTCTCGGGGAAGAAAAACAAGGTTTCGGGTAGATATCCGGTAGTCGCTGGCGGGTACAGGAACAAGGCACTGGACAATTTCTCGACTATTAGCGGAGGGAAGAACAACCGCGCCGGCAGTTCGGGTAGCGATACCGACAGCGCGTCGTACTCGACGGTCGGCGGCGGACGGGCGAACCTCGCTTACAAGTGGGCGACGGTCGCAGGCGGCCACGAGAACGAAGCCAGCGAGGACCGCGCCGCCGTCGGCGGCGGCGGAAAAAACACCGCGAGCGGCGAGAACGCGACCGTCGGCGGAGGGTACGGCAACACTGCGAGGATGAAAAGCACAACTGTCGCGGGCGGCGAGTCGAACACCGCCAGCGGAGGATTCTACTCGACAGTCGCTGGCGGTTTCGAGAACACCGCTAGTGGGGAGGCGGCGTTCGCCTGTGGCCGTGGGAACACGGCCGACGGTGATGGGGCGACCACCAGCGGCGGCTACAACCAACTCGCCAGAGGTTTTGCCACGACCATTAGCGGTGGACTCAGTAACAGCGCTACGGATGCACAGGCGACCGTCAGCGGCGGCGGCGAGAACACGGCCGAGGGACAGGGGGCGACTGTCGGGGGTGGCCTACTGAACGAGACGAGCGGTGGGCACGCGACCATCGCCGGTGGGCGACAAAACAACTCCCTCGACGGCGGCGCGTTCATCGGCGGCGGTCGAAGGAACACCGCGAGTGGAGCCATTTCGGCCGTCGTCGGCGGTCCGGAGAACACCGCGAGCGAATTCTGTGACTTCGTAGGCGGCGGGCAGGGTAACACTGCCAGCGGTCGGTGGTCGACTATCGCGGGCGGCTATCGGAACGAAGCCACAGACTCTATTACCTTCGTCGGCGGCGGCCGGAACAACGAAGCAACTGGTCTGATGTCGATCGTCGTAGGCGGCTATCAGAGCGAAGCCACAGGTGGGAATACTTTCGTCGGCGGCGGCCGGAACAACGAAGCATCTGGTCTGTTGTCAACCGTTGGCGGAGGCGGCTTCAACGTCGCCAGCGGCGAGTCCTCGACCATCCCCGGTGGATTCGGGAACGTGTCGAGCGGACGGCTCTCGTTCGCCGCCGGTCAAAAGGCGATGACCGAATCTCCGAGCGGAACCCCGCACGAGGGAGCGGTGGTGTTCGGCGACGCGACGCAGAACGAGATTCACTCGCGGGGCCCAAACGAGTTCCGCTCGCAGATGCCGATGTACGCCCCGTCGTTCAATACGACGAGCGCTCGGGCGAAAAAGCAGTCCGTCGGTCCGGTCGACGCGGGCGACGTTCTCGACACCGTCACCGACCTCGAGGTGAGTACCTGGGAGTTCACGGATACGGACGACGGTCGACACATGGGCCCGATGGCCGGCGAGTTCCACGACGCGTTCGAGTTAGGTGGCGACGACGAGACCATCGCGAGCGTCGACGCCGACGGCGTCTCTCTGGCGGCGATTCAGGGGCTGGCGGAGAAACTCGAAGAAAAAGACGAGCGCATCGGCGAGTTGGAAGCGGAGAACGAAGCGCTCCGCGAGCGATACTCGGAACTGGATGACCGCCTCGCCACCCTCGAACAGACGGTCGGAGAGGACACCGCGTCCGGCGGTAGTACGTAGGCTCGAAGGGTCTCTTTAGCGACGATTTTTCTACCGAGCGAAAATTAGTCTCTCGGTCTGAACCCGTCGAACAGGTATTCGAGGCGACCTAACCCGAAGTGTCGAGACGCTACTGAAACCCCGACTCCGTGCGGGTACCTGTGGATGCATTCGACTCCAAGCGTCTCACCGAAAACCGCGAACCGGATTGTATTGTACGATAATCCCAATATTATTAAACGCACGGTGCGTAGAGGCTCCTAATGACGACACAGATGGCGGAGGCGAACGGGGTAGTTTCCCTCGGCGACGGCGACATCGAAGCGGTCGTCGAGGACAGCGGCGTCGCTCTCGTGGAATTTTACACGGAGTGGTGTGGCTCCTGTCAGCGTATGGAGCCGGTCCTCGAAACGCTCGGCGAAACCACCGATGCGACGGTTCTAACGGTCGATATCGAATCGCATCTCGAAACTGCAATCGAGTTCGGTGCCCAGAGCGCGCCCACGTTCGTCCTGTTCGTGGACGGGCGGCCGGTGAAACAGCTCCGTGGCAGCCAGAGCGAACAGGCC harbors:
- a CDS encoding class I SAM-dependent methyltransferase, producing the protein MGHHTFDATKAEKLEDASGRYRYVSREELLWALALDGGETVADLGSGTGFYTDDVAPHADRVYAVDLQAEMHDYYRQKGVPENVDLVTTDVSDLPFENSRVDAAFSTMTYHEFASDDALEELARVVASGGRVVVVDWAASGTGESGPPVGERYSADEAADAFRTHGFTEVFRAVRPETYLLVVESP
- a CDS encoding FAD-dependent oxidoreductase; amino-acid sequence: MSDTFVVVGGDAAGMSAASKAKREDPELEVIVFERGEWVSYAACGMPYYVKGEIEHLDDLVAVTPEEFRDERDIDLRTGHEVVDIDPEAGNVTVEGDGETFEQPYDHLLVATGASAIEPPFDGLDLDGVFTIHDMDEADAIDDYVADHSTGSAAIVGGGYVGIEMAEALSARGFDVDLYEMLPHVLQPFGDSVAEVVEDHLREQGVHLHLDTAVSGFDGGGRIERVVLEDGSRPADIAIAGVGVAPATGLAADAGVELGETGAISTNEYGRTNYENVYAAGDCAEARHVVTGESVHVPLALTANRAGRAIGQTVAGDPEPVGETAGTAIVKAFDLGAARTGIVDEVRAREAGFDPVSVSISASSRAHYYPGGGELTVTLVADRATERLLGGTVVGREGAKRIDTVATALTAGMTVSELRNADLAYAPPFSPVWDPVLTAAKVLGGKLDRA
- a CDS encoding M20 family metallopeptidase yields the protein MSDVTPSDYVRSHREELVALTLDLLAIDTSNPPGDTREIADEIEQFLEPLSVDVARFAVDPAKPNVVVRVSGESDSTLLYNGHLDTVPFDADAWTHDPLGERVDDRVYGRGATDMKGAVASMLFAIRAFEAVDADPPVDLLFAFVSDEEVGGDAGLSALLEAGEIGADACVIGEPTCEAGRHSVTVADRGSTWLAIESVGEGAHGSRPALGVNAIDRLYDAVETLRERFGTERLEIDSDVALIVEESVEYYAPSMGDDVARDLFWYPSINLGVFAGGDAINSVPKSARAEVDVRLTAGVHTPDVLAEIRDCVADCEGVTIADASWSVGTAEAPDSPLVEAVASSAEEGTPDRIFRRSATGGGDAKKLRNAGIPTVEFAFGTDTAHTPDEYVPVDVLVDNAVVYTRIPARWRSQRDR
- a CDS encoding tail fiber domain-containing protein produces the protein MTEPSDVPGEADEELADDGRDESQTIPALFSTRRSVLAALGAAGLVGFSGTGSASSRTGLDEDGILSGKKNKVSGRYPVVAGGYRNKALDNFSTISGGKNNRAGSSGSDTDSASYSTVGGGRANLAYKWATVAGGHENEASEDRAAVGGGGKNTASGENATVGGGYGNTARMKSTTVAGGESNTASGGFYSTVAGGFENTASGEAAFACGRGNTADGDGATTSGGYNQLARGFATTISGGLSNSATDAQATVSGGGENTAEGQGATVGGGLLNETSGGHATIAGGRQNNSLDGGAFIGGGRRNTASGAISAVVGGPENTASEFCDFVGGGQGNTASGRWSTIAGGYRNEATDSITFVGGGRNNEATGLMSIVVGGYQSEATGGNTFVGGGRNNEASGLLSTVGGGGFNVASGESSTIPGGFGNVSSGRLSFAAGQKAMTESPSGTPHEGAVVFGDATQNEIHSRGPNEFRSQMPMYAPSFNTTSARAKKQSVGPVDAGDVLDTVTDLEVSTWEFTDTDDGRHMGPMAGEFHDAFELGGDDETIASVDADGVSLAAIQGLAEKLEEKDERIGELEAENEALRERYSELDDRLATLEQTVGEDTASGGST
- a CDS encoding thioredoxin family protein; the encoded protein is MTTQMAEANGVVSLGDGDIEAVVEDSGVALVEFYTEWCGSCQRMEPVLETLGETTDATVLTVDIESHLETAIEFGAQSAPTFVLFVDGRPVKQLRGSQSEQALCDLIARYSD